Proteins encoded within one genomic window of Jiangella mangrovi:
- a CDS encoding ATP-binding cassette domain-containing protein: MSVLRVTVGGVTQHFPPSAGVVRIGRAAGANVVVSESRVSRQHLTVSYDGGWIARDTDSSGGTWRGGVRVTEVLVDDGVELTLGGPSGPAVSLAAPVAVADGVAAGEPPRPPSVIRVGRAPDNDIVIDDLLTARYHARLTPNADGWYLEDLDKHHQTFVRGADVETAQLAEGDVVTFGKVRFVVTRDGLLPVPDSPSSGGLDVSDVHYALPGGKVLTSGVSLDVAGPRLVALIGPSGSGKSTLLRLISGELEPSQGTVSYQGIDPHRQQEEVHGRIGVVPQHTIAHAQLTARKALQYAAELRLSQDTTAAERKRRIDDVLRELSLTEHADTQVRRMSGGQQRRLAIAFELLTRPSLLILDEPTAGLDPALVRQIMTGLRELADGGRQVIVTTHDLAHLDLCDDVLIMLPGGRVEYFGPPSGISAHFGTGDWADIFERLNAAAPPPPPPSGPSVSSADVRAWLHRLNPLTLLDRASGYGRPPTATAIVGPQAIDQQRRRQQTWVLARRQLRLIAADRGYAGFLLVLPMVLALLTFAIPDESGLGRPLSPRSTEAMRLLVVLVVGAAFMGMAATVRDLVAERRIFRHERAAGLMPDAYLAAKIAVFCGVVVVQTLILLRLVYWFRAGPEDGVLFGTGAVEVGVALAATAIVSALLGLLISSLVSTPEQTMPPLVVAIMAQLVLCGGLIEVTGQAVVSQLSWLVPARWGYAAAASTVNVTDLVPNAPDDALWSHNPVAWLGALVALALLGTGYAWLARRRLRST, encoded by the coding sequence GTGAGCGTGCTGCGGGTCACCGTCGGCGGGGTGACGCAGCATTTCCCGCCGTCCGCCGGAGTCGTCCGGATCGGGCGGGCGGCCGGCGCCAACGTCGTCGTGTCCGAGTCCCGCGTCTCACGCCAGCATCTCACCGTCTCCTATGACGGCGGCTGGATCGCGCGCGACACCGACAGCTCCGGCGGCACCTGGCGCGGCGGCGTCCGGGTCACCGAGGTGCTGGTCGACGACGGCGTCGAGCTGACGCTGGGCGGTCCGTCCGGTCCCGCGGTATCGCTGGCCGCACCGGTCGCCGTCGCCGATGGCGTCGCTGCCGGAGAGCCGCCGCGGCCGCCGTCGGTGATCCGGGTCGGCCGCGCGCCGGACAACGACATCGTCATCGACGACCTCCTCACCGCCCGCTACCACGCGCGGCTCACGCCGAACGCGGACGGCTGGTACCTCGAGGACCTCGACAAGCACCACCAGACGTTCGTCCGTGGCGCCGACGTCGAGACCGCGCAGCTGGCCGAGGGCGACGTCGTCACGTTCGGCAAGGTGCGCTTCGTCGTCACGCGCGACGGGTTGCTGCCGGTGCCGGACTCGCCGTCGAGCGGCGGCCTCGACGTCTCCGACGTCCACTACGCGCTGCCGGGCGGCAAGGTGCTCACGTCGGGCGTCTCGCTGGACGTCGCGGGGCCGCGGCTGGTGGCGCTCATCGGGCCGTCGGGCTCCGGGAAGTCGACGCTGCTGCGGCTGATCAGCGGCGAGCTGGAGCCGTCGCAGGGCACGGTCAGCTACCAGGGCATCGACCCGCACCGGCAGCAGGAGGAGGTGCACGGGCGCATCGGCGTGGTGCCGCAGCACACCATCGCGCACGCGCAGCTCACGGCCCGCAAGGCGCTGCAGTACGCCGCGGAGCTGCGGCTGTCGCAGGACACCACGGCGGCCGAGCGGAAGCGGCGCATCGACGACGTGCTGCGCGAGCTGTCGCTGACCGAGCACGCCGACACCCAGGTGCGGCGGATGTCCGGCGGCCAGCAGCGCCGGCTCGCCATCGCGTTCGAGCTGCTGACGCGGCCGTCGCTGCTGATTCTCGACGAGCCCACGGCCGGCCTCGACCCCGCGCTGGTGCGCCAGATCATGACCGGCCTGCGCGAACTGGCCGACGGCGGCCGCCAGGTCATCGTCACGACGCACGACCTCGCCCACCTCGACCTCTGCGACGACGTCCTGATCATGCTGCCGGGCGGCCGCGTCGAGTACTTCGGCCCGCCGTCGGGCATCTCGGCGCACTTCGGGACCGGCGACTGGGCCGACATCTTCGAGCGGCTGAACGCCGCGGCGCCGCCTCCCCCGCCGCCGTCGGGCCCGTCCGTCTCGTCCGCCGACGTGCGCGCGTGGCTGCACCGGCTCAACCCACTGACCCTGCTGGACCGCGCGAGCGGCTACGGCCGCCCGCCCACCGCCACGGCGATCGTCGGCCCACAGGCCATCGACCAGCAGCGCCGCCGCCAGCAGACCTGGGTCCTGGCCCGCCGTCAGCTCCGGCTCATCGCCGCCGACCGCGGCTACGCCGGCTTCCTGCTGGTGCTGCCCATGGTCCTCGCGCTGCTCACCTTCGCCATCCCCGACGAGTCGGGCCTGGGCCGTCCGCTGAGCCCGCGCAGCACCGAGGCGATGCGGCTGCTGGTGGTCCTGGTGGTCGGGGCCGCTTTCATGGGCATGGCGGCGACCGTCCGCGACCTCGTCGCCGAACGCCGCATCTTCCGGCACGAGCGCGCCGCGGGACTGATGCCGGACGCGTACCTGGCGGCGAAGATCGCCGTGTTCTGCGGGGTCGTCGTCGTGCAGACGCTGATCCTGCTGCGGCTGGTCTACTGGTTCCGGGCCGGGCCCGAGGACGGCGTGCTGTTTGGCACCGGGGCCGTCGAGGTGGGCGTCGCCCTGGCGGCGACCGCCATCGTGTCGGCCCTGCTGGGGTTGCTGATCTCGTCCCTGGTCTCGACGCCCGAGCAGACCATGCCGCCCCTGGTGGTCGCGATCATGGCGCAACTGGTCCTCTGCGGCGGGCTCATCGAGGTGACGGGGCAGGCTGTGGTGTCGCAGCTGTCCTGGCTGGTCCCCGCCCGCTGGGGCTACGCCGCGGCCGCCTCGACCGTGAACGTGACGGACCTCGTCCCGAACGCCCCGGACGACGCGCTGTGGAGCCACAACCCGGTGGCGTGGCTGGGTGCGCTGGTGGCGCTGGCTCTGCTGGGGACGGGGTATGCGTGGCTGGCCCGGCGTCGGTTGCGCTCGACCTGA
- a CDS encoding response regulator, translating into MIRLLLADDQALVRGAMAALLSLEPDLDVVAEVARGDEVVAAALDARPDVALLDVEMPGLDGIAATAVLREQLPGCRVLVVTTFGRPGYLRRAIEAGASGFVVKDSPAEQLADAIRRVHSGLRVVDPALAVESLAAGPSPLTPREADVLRASRDGSAVADVAGRLYLSEGTVRNYLSSAIGKTGTRNRVEAVRVAEQNGWL; encoded by the coding sequence GTGATCCGTTTGCTGCTCGCCGACGACCAGGCGCTGGTTCGCGGTGCGATGGCGGCGTTACTGTCGTTGGAACCCGACCTCGACGTGGTGGCCGAGGTCGCCCGCGGCGACGAGGTCGTCGCCGCCGCGCTGGACGCGCGGCCGGACGTCGCACTGCTGGACGTGGAGATGCCAGGGTTGGACGGCATCGCGGCGACGGCGGTGCTGCGCGAGCAGCTGCCCGGGTGCCGCGTCCTCGTCGTCACGACCTTCGGCCGGCCCGGCTACCTGCGGCGGGCGATCGAGGCCGGGGCCAGCGGCTTCGTCGTCAAGGACAGCCCCGCCGAACAACTCGCCGACGCCATCCGCCGAGTCCACTCCGGCCTGCGCGTCGTCGACCCGGCGTTGGCGGTGGAGTCTCTTGCGGCCGGTCCGTCCCCGCTCACCCCGCGCGAAGCCGACGTCCTGCGCGCGTCGCGCGACGGCTCCGCGGTGGCCGACGTGGCTGGTCGGCTCTACCTGTCCGAGGGGACCGTGCGGAACTACCTCTCCAGCGCCATCGGCAAGACCGGCACCCGCAACCGGGTCGAGGCGGTCCGCGTGGCCGAGCAGAACGGCTGGCTGTAG
- a CDS encoding homoserine dehydrogenase, which translates to MASLRVALLGCGVVGTEVARLLHEHADDLAARAGARLELAGIAVRRTGRVRDIPGAGPELFTTDARALVERDDVDLVVEVIGGIEPARGLLLAAMQRGASVVTANKALLAEDGVTLHTAAEKHGVDLYYEAAVAGAIPLLRPLRESLAGDRIKRVLGIVNGTTNYVLDRMDSEGSSFAEALEEAQSLGYAEADPTADIEGFDAAAKAAILAGIAFHSPVVAADVHREGIADVTAADVASAQAMNAVVKLLAICELSPDGQGVGVRVHPAMLPRTHPLASVRGAYNAVFVEAEAAGRLMFYGPGAGGAPTASAVLGDLVTAARNRIGDAVGPRGSWYADRPVRPMGETVTRYHISLDVDDRPGVLAAVAAVFAEHDVSIETVRQRAEGPDDAELVIVTHQATDDALAATVDGLTRLDTVRAVLSVMRVEGE; encoded by the coding sequence ATGGCCAGCCTGCGCGTGGCACTGCTCGGATGCGGTGTGGTGGGCACGGAGGTCGCCCGCCTCCTGCACGAGCACGCCGACGACCTCGCCGCCCGGGCCGGCGCCCGGCTGGAGCTGGCCGGCATCGCCGTGCGCCGCACCGGCCGGGTCCGCGACATCCCCGGGGCCGGGCCCGAGCTGTTCACCACCGACGCCCGCGCCCTCGTCGAGCGCGACGACGTCGACCTCGTCGTCGAGGTCATCGGCGGCATCGAGCCGGCCCGCGGGCTGCTGCTCGCCGCCATGCAGCGCGGTGCCTCCGTCGTGACGGCGAACAAGGCGCTGCTCGCCGAAGACGGCGTCACGCTGCACACCGCTGCCGAGAAGCACGGCGTCGACCTCTACTACGAGGCCGCGGTGGCCGGCGCGATCCCGCTGCTGCGCCCGCTGCGCGAGTCGCTGGCCGGTGACCGCATCAAGCGCGTGCTCGGCATCGTCAACGGCACCACCAACTACGTCCTCGACCGCATGGACAGCGAGGGCAGCAGCTTCGCCGAGGCGCTCGAGGAGGCGCAGTCGCTCGGGTACGCCGAGGCCGACCCCACCGCCGACATCGAGGGCTTCGACGCCGCCGCGAAGGCCGCCATCCTGGCCGGCATCGCGTTCCATTCGCCGGTGGTCGCCGCCGACGTGCACCGCGAGGGCATCGCCGACGTCACTGCCGCCGACGTCGCGTCGGCACAGGCCATGAACGCCGTCGTCAAGCTGCTGGCCATCTGCGAGCTGTCGCCCGACGGCCAGGGCGTCGGCGTGCGGGTGCACCCGGCCATGCTGCCGCGCACCCATCCGCTGGCCAGCGTCCGCGGCGCCTACAACGCGGTGTTCGTCGAGGCCGAGGCGGCCGGCCGGCTGATGTTCTACGGCCCCGGCGCCGGCGGCGCGCCGACCGCGAGCGCCGTCCTCGGCGACCTCGTCACCGCCGCGCGCAACCGCATCGGCGACGCCGTCGGGCCGCGCGGGTCCTGGTACGCCGACCGCCCGGTGCGTCCGATGGGCGAGACCGTCACGCGTTACCACATCAGCCTCGACGTCGACGACCGTCCCGGCGTGCTCGCGGCCGTCGCCGCGGTGTTCGCCGAGCACGACGTGTCCATCGAGACCGTCCGGCAGCGTGCCGAGGGCCCCGACGACGCCGAACTGGTGATCGTCACGCACCAGGCGACCGACGACGCACTGGCGGCGACTGTCGACGGACTCACGCGACTCGATACCGTTCGTGCTGTCCTTTCGGTGATGCGCGTAGAAGGCGAGTGA
- a CDS encoding ABC transporter permease yields MNATYTLLEIRRLLRDRAALVLTAGLPTALFLLYNAMWGDDTGATTSLMVMMGVFAGLASTVSAGGRVAQERHAGWTRQLRLSPLRPLSYALSKSVVALVLGMLAATLVFVVGLAVQGGGADLPAMAESLLLLWVASIPFALIGVLLGQVGSAGSAQPRGMVVLLGSAFLGGVFVPIDQLPSGMEAVAQWYPSYWLNALAQAPFGESVDVLRGVLTLVVWTVVLAGVVRWRYGRAER; encoded by the coding sequence ATGAACGCGACCTACACCCTGCTGGAGATCCGCCGGCTGTTGCGCGACCGTGCCGCCCTGGTCCTCACCGCCGGCCTGCCGACGGCACTGTTCCTGCTGTACAACGCGATGTGGGGCGACGACACCGGCGCCACGACGTCGCTCATGGTGATGATGGGCGTGTTCGCCGGCCTTGCCTCGACGGTGTCCGCGGGCGGCCGGGTCGCGCAGGAGCGGCACGCCGGCTGGACCCGCCAGCTGCGGCTGTCGCCGTTGCGCCCGCTGTCCTACGCGCTGAGCAAGAGCGTCGTCGCGCTGGTGCTCGGCATGCTGGCCGCGACGTTGGTCTTCGTCGTCGGGCTGGCCGTGCAGGGCGGCGGCGCGGACCTGCCCGCCATGGCCGAGTCGTTGCTGCTGCTCTGGGTGGCGAGCATCCCGTTCGCGCTGATCGGCGTGCTGCTCGGGCAGGTCGGGTCGGCCGGCTCCGCCCAGCCGCGCGGCATGGTCGTGCTGCTCGGCAGCGCGTTCCTCGGCGGCGTGTTCGTGCCGATCGACCAGCTGCCCAGCGGCATGGAGGCGGTCGCGCAGTGGTACCCGTCGTACTGGCTCAACGCGCTGGCGCAGGCCCCGTTCGGCGAGTCGGTCGACGTCCTGCGCGGCGTGCTGACGCTGGTCGTGTGGACCGTCGTGCTCGCCGGAGTGGTCCGCTGGCGCTACGGCCGGGCGGAGCGATGA
- a CDS encoding sensor histidine kinase: protein MSPTPVRPDAVPAATPAARDGERRLPVVVGVVWAVLLTPTAAGVYQQHYPLGWAILGYASVAAFLGAFFYVFARAAAARRRGEPPPCAIRRGGFVVLCVLGTLVVGFAGENGVVVWFALSQIALVLMRPREAWATIGSICVAVVLVPRTLGLDWEVNVWFLVAIFGSSWATDAIFRLRDTNLRLVRAQEQIASMAVEQERLRFARDLHDVVGHSLTAATVKTQLARRLVDTDDDRARAELREVEGLLREALKDVRGTVAGYREVTLPSELVRAATVLEAAGVTADLPRAVDHVPAGRSELFGWVLRESVTNVVRHSHAQYCRVTVTADRIEIWNDGVSGAAHEGSPVSSGLVGLRERVASAGGTLQAGPDGRGGWTVSAMMVA, encoded by the coding sequence ATGTCTCCCACGCCGGTCCGTCCCGACGCGGTCCCCGCGGCCACGCCCGCCGCGCGGGACGGCGAACGGCGGCTGCCGGTGGTCGTCGGCGTCGTCTGGGCCGTCCTGCTGACACCGACGGCCGCCGGCGTGTACCAGCAGCACTACCCGCTGGGCTGGGCGATCCTCGGGTACGCGTCGGTCGCGGCGTTCCTCGGGGCGTTCTTCTACGTCTTCGCGCGGGCGGCCGCGGCCCGGCGGCGTGGGGAGCCGCCGCCATGCGCGATCCGTCGCGGCGGGTTCGTCGTGCTGTGCGTGCTCGGCACCCTGGTGGTCGGGTTCGCGGGCGAGAACGGCGTGGTCGTGTGGTTCGCGCTGAGCCAGATCGCGCTCGTGCTCATGCGGCCGCGCGAGGCCTGGGCCACCATCGGCAGCATCTGCGTCGCCGTCGTGCTGGTGCCCCGGACGCTCGGTCTGGACTGGGAGGTCAACGTCTGGTTCCTCGTCGCGATCTTCGGGTCGTCGTGGGCCACCGACGCGATCTTCCGGCTGCGCGACACCAACCTGCGGCTCGTGCGCGCGCAGGAACAGATCGCCTCCATGGCGGTCGAGCAGGAGCGGCTGCGCTTCGCCCGCGACCTGCACGACGTCGTCGGCCACAGCCTCACCGCCGCGACCGTCAAGACGCAGCTCGCCCGCCGCCTCGTCGACACCGACGACGACCGCGCCCGCGCCGAGCTGCGCGAGGTCGAGGGCCTGCTGCGCGAGGCACTGAAGGACGTGCGCGGCACCGTCGCCGGCTACCGCGAGGTCACGCTGCCGTCGGAGCTGGTCCGCGCGGCGACGGTGCTCGAGGCGGCCGGGGTGACGGCGGACCTCCCGCGCGCCGTCGACCACGTCCCGGCCGGGCGGAGCGAGCTGTTCGGCTGGGTGCTGCGCGAGTCCGTCACCAACGTCGTCCGGCACAGCCACGCGCAGTACTGCCGGGTCACCGTCACGGCCGATCGCATCGAGATCTGGAACGACGGCGTCTCCGGCGCGGCCCACGAGGGGTCGCCGGTCTCGTCCGGCCTGGTGGGACTGCGCGAGCGCGTCGCTTCGGCCGGCGGCACGCTGCAGGCCGGCCCCGACGGCCGGGGCGGCTGGACGGTGTCCGCAATGATGGTGGCGTGA
- the lysA gene encoding diaminopimelate decarboxylase produces MRAHEAGALHAEAGHRGPSWLREPDDVNALFPGLWADGVERDDDGVLRVGGLSVKELATEFGTPLYVVDETDFRRRARAFKDAFGGILGGADVYYAGKAFLSVATARWIAEEGLSLDVCSGGELAVALRAGFPPARIGLHGNNKSVSELVRALDAGVGRIVLDSFEEIDRLATLAASRDVRADVLIRTKVGVEAHTHEYIATAHEDQKFGFSIASGEAAEAVRAVLKSPSLRLLGLHSHIGSQIYDTAGFEVAARRVLRLQADIRDEHRVELPELDLGGGFGIAYTSQDDPQPPAVLAAGMAEIIEHECAGYGLAVPRLSIEPGRSIAGPSTFTLYEVGTVKSVPLDGGASRRYVAVDGGMSDNIRTALYDADYSCTLASRGSSAAPVLSRVVGKHCESGDIVVKDEFLPDDVAAGDLVAVPGTGAYCRSMASNYNHQPRAAVVAVRDGDARLIMRRETEDDLLTLDVG; encoded by the coding sequence ATGCGCGCACACGAAGCCGGCGCCTTGCACGCGGAAGCCGGCCACCGCGGCCCGTCCTGGCTGCGCGAGCCCGACGATGTCAACGCGCTCTTCCCCGGCCTCTGGGCCGACGGCGTCGAGCGCGACGACGACGGCGTCCTGCGGGTCGGCGGCCTGTCGGTGAAGGAGCTGGCCACCGAGTTCGGTACCCCGCTCTACGTCGTCGACGAGACCGACTTCCGCCGGCGGGCGCGGGCGTTCAAGGACGCGTTCGGGGGCATCCTCGGCGGGGCCGACGTCTACTACGCCGGCAAGGCGTTCCTGTCGGTCGCGACGGCGCGCTGGATCGCCGAGGAGGGGCTGAGCCTCGACGTCTGCTCCGGCGGCGAGCTGGCCGTGGCGCTGCGGGCCGGCTTCCCGCCCGCCCGCATCGGCCTGCACGGCAACAACAAGTCGGTGTCCGAGCTGGTCCGTGCGCTCGACGCCGGCGTCGGGCGCATCGTGCTCGACTCGTTCGAAGAGATCGACCGGCTGGCCACGCTCGCCGCGTCCCGCGACGTCCGCGCCGACGTCCTCATCCGCACCAAGGTCGGCGTCGAGGCGCACACGCACGAGTACATCGCCACCGCGCACGAGGACCAGAAGTTCGGCTTCTCCATCGCCTCCGGCGAGGCCGCCGAGGCGGTCCGGGCCGTACTGAAGTCGCCGTCGCTGCGGCTGCTGGGCCTGCACTCGCACATCGGCTCGCAGATCTACGACACCGCCGGCTTCGAGGTCGCGGCCCGCCGGGTGCTGCGGCTGCAGGCCGACATCCGCGACGAGCACCGCGTCGAGCTGCCCGAGCTCGACCTCGGCGGCGGCTTCGGCATCGCCTACACCAGCCAGGACGACCCGCAGCCGCCCGCCGTCCTGGCCGCGGGCATGGCCGAGATCATCGAGCACGAGTGCGCCGGCTACGGCCTCGCGGTGCCGCGGCTGAGCATCGAACCCGGCCGCTCCATCGCCGGCCCGTCGACCTTCACGCTCTACGAGGTCGGCACCGTGAAGTCTGTTCCGCTCGACGGCGGCGCCTCGCGCCGGTACGTGGCCGTCGACGGCGGTATGAGCGACAACATCCGCACCGCCCTCTACGACGCCGACTACTCCTGCACGCTCGCCTCGCGCGGCTCCTCGGCCGCGCCGGTGCTGTCGCGCGTGGTCGGCAAGCACTGCGAGAGCGGCGACATCGTCGTCAAGGACGAGTTCCTCCCCGACGACGTCGCGGCGGGCGACCTCGTCGCCGTCCCCGGCACCGGCGCCTACTGCCGCAGCATGGCCAGCAACTACAACCACCAGCCGCGTGCCGCGGTGGTCGCCGTCCGCGACGGCGACGCCCGGCTGATCATGCGCCGCGAGACCGAGGACGACCTCCTCACCCTCGACGTCGGCTGA
- a CDS encoding S1C family serine protease, with protein sequence MAEELDAYSQVVTSVARTLLPSVASLAVQGERRGRTGVVGTGSAVVFTGDGFLLTNAHVVGGSSRGTAAFADGTEVGYTVIGRDRLSDLAVVRADGDTPPPATLGDADELVVGQLVVAVGSPLGLSGSVTAGVVSALGRSMPAQSGRTVRIIEDVIQTDAALNPGNSGGALADAHAKVVGINTAVAGVGLGLAVPINATTNRIVTTLLRDGRVRRAFLGVATSPAPVPPSLAERIGRTKGVRIVHVEPNSPAEVAGLRPGDLVVTVGGEPVDDAQALQRRMFAEAIDVPLPITTFRNGAMVDVIARPVELVDQS encoded by the coding sequence ATGGCCGAGGAGCTGGACGCGTATTCGCAGGTGGTGACCAGTGTCGCGCGCACGCTGCTGCCGTCGGTCGCGAGCCTGGCGGTCCAGGGCGAGCGGCGCGGCCGCACCGGCGTCGTCGGCACGGGCTCGGCGGTGGTGTTCACCGGCGACGGGTTCCTGCTGACCAACGCGCACGTGGTGGGCGGCTCCAGCCGCGGGACGGCGGCGTTCGCCGACGGCACCGAGGTCGGCTACACCGTCATCGGCCGCGACCGGCTCTCCGACCTCGCCGTCGTACGTGCCGACGGCGACACCCCGCCGCCGGCCACGCTCGGCGACGCCGACGAGCTGGTGGTCGGGCAGCTGGTGGTCGCGGTCGGGAGCCCGCTGGGGCTGTCCGGCTCGGTGACGGCCGGCGTGGTCAGCGCGCTCGGCCGGTCGATGCCGGCGCAGAGCGGGCGCACCGTGCGCATCATCGAGGACGTCATCCAGACCGACGCCGCGCTGAACCCGGGCAACTCCGGCGGAGCGCTGGCCGACGCGCACGCGAAGGTCGTCGGCATCAACACCGCCGTCGCCGGGGTCGGGCTGGGCCTCGCCGTGCCGATCAACGCGACCACGAACCGCATCGTCACGACACTGCTGCGCGACGGCCGCGTGCGCCGGGCGTTCCTCGGGGTCGCGACGTCGCCGGCGCCGGTGCCGCCGTCGCTGGCCGAGCGGATCGGCCGGACCAAGGGCGTGCGCATCGTCCACGTCGAGCCGAACAGCCCGGCCGAGGTCGCGGGGCTGCGGCCCGGCGACCTGGTCGTCACGGTCGGCGGCGAGCCGGTCGACGACGCTCAGGCGCTACAGCGGCGCATGTTCGCCGAGGCCATCGACGTGCCGCTGCCCATCACCACGTTCCGCAACGGCGCCATGGTCGACGTCATCGCCCGGCCGGTGGAGCTCGTGGACCAGTCGTGA
- a CDS encoding ABC transporter ATP-binding protein, whose product MTGRPTAPHAVRLAGLRKTYGDTVAVDGLDLEVAPGEIVALLGPNGAGKSTTVDLILGLSRPDTGTVAVFGRGPRDAVDDGLVGAMLQDGAMLEDATVGEMVALFAAVQPHPLPVADVLARAGLTDLANRQATELSGGQAQRVRFALALVPDPDLVVLDEPTVAMDVATRREFWAAMRRFAAAGKTVLFATHYLDEADGFADRIVLLRDGSVVADGTPRHIKSIVAVRTVRAVVPDLPSSALTELFGTDGVTVADTGAGHEVRIRTADGDGVLRTLLAHSPGAHDIEVTGADLEEAFVTLTDGRTAR is encoded by the coding sequence ATGACAGGACGACCCACAGCTCCGCACGCGGTCCGGCTGGCCGGGCTGCGCAAGACCTACGGCGACACCGTCGCCGTCGACGGCCTCGACCTCGAGGTCGCACCCGGTGAGATCGTGGCCCTGCTCGGGCCCAACGGCGCCGGCAAGTCGACCACCGTCGACCTCATCCTCGGCCTGAGCCGCCCCGACACCGGCACCGTCGCCGTCTTCGGCCGCGGCCCGCGCGACGCCGTCGACGACGGCCTCGTCGGCGCCATGCTGCAGGACGGCGCCATGCTCGAGGACGCCACCGTCGGCGAGATGGTCGCGCTGTTCGCGGCCGTCCAGCCGCACCCGCTGCCCGTCGCCGACGTGCTCGCGCGGGCCGGCCTCACCGACCTGGCGAACCGCCAGGCTACCGAGCTGTCCGGCGGGCAGGCGCAGCGGGTCAGGTTCGCGCTCGCGCTGGTCCCGGACCCCGACCTCGTGGTCCTGGACGAGCCGACCGTCGCCATGGACGTCGCGACCCGGCGAGAGTTCTGGGCGGCCATGCGCCGCTTCGCCGCCGCCGGCAAGACCGTGCTGTTCGCGACCCACTACCTCGACGAGGCCGACGGGTTCGCCGACCGCATCGTCCTGCTCCGCGACGGCAGCGTGGTCGCCGACGGCACGCCGCGGCACATCAAGTCGATCGTCGCCGTCCGCACCGTGCGCGCCGTCGTGCCGGACCTGCCGTCGTCGGCGCTGACCGAGCTGTTCGGGACCGACGGCGTCACCGTCGCCGACACCGGGGCCGGCCACGAGGTCCGGATCCGCACGGCCGACGGCGACGGCGTCCTGCGCACGCTGCTGGCGCACTCGCCGGGCGCGCACGACATCGAGGTGACGGGCGCCGACCTGGAGGAGGCGTTCGTGACGCTGACCGATGGGAGGACGGCACGATGA
- a CDS encoding class I SAM-dependent methyltransferase, protein MSARFDDVADDLRAAYAGGVEYREAMAKTDWKLAERAAFLDRLRAAGARTLVEIGAGTGQDALYFQSNGLDVVATDLTAEMVAACAAKGLSARVMSVVAPDLPAGSFDAAYALNCLLHVPNADLPAALSSVNGLLRPGGLFFLGVYGGDGSEGVVETDRHDPPRFFSWRTDEQLLAFTGEHFDVVDFHRVPLGAAGWFQSLTLRGR, encoded by the coding sequence ATGAGCGCCCGCTTCGACGACGTCGCCGACGACCTCCGCGCCGCCTACGCCGGCGGAGTGGAGTATCGCGAGGCGATGGCCAAGACGGACTGGAAGCTGGCCGAGCGGGCCGCCTTCCTCGACCGGCTGCGGGCGGCCGGCGCGCGAACGCTGGTCGAGATCGGCGCCGGCACCGGCCAGGACGCGCTGTATTTCCAGTCGAACGGGCTGGACGTGGTGGCGACGGACCTGACGGCCGAGATGGTCGCCGCCTGCGCGGCGAAGGGACTGTCGGCTCGAGTGATGAGCGTGGTCGCGCCAGACCTGCCGGCGGGGTCGTTCGACGCGGCATACGCGCTGAACTGCCTACTGCACGTGCCGAACGCCGACCTGCCGGCGGCGCTGTCGTCGGTGAACGGGCTGCTGCGCCCGGGCGGGCTGTTCTTCCTCGGCGTCTACGGCGGCGACGGTTCGGAGGGCGTCGTCGAGACGGACCGGCACGACCCGCCGCGGTTCTTCTCCTGGCGCACCGACGAGCAGCTGCTCGCCTTCACCGGCGAGCACTTCGACGTCGTCGACTTCCACCGGGTGCCGCTCGGCGCGGCTGGGTGGTTCCAGTCGCTGACCCTACGCGGCCGTTGA